One Lysinibacillus fusiformis genomic window carries:
- a CDS encoding nucleotide sugar dehydrogenase translates to MTKSICVVGLGYIGLPTAVMFANHGIKVHGVDVNPAAVKSIQEKKLHIEENGLQERLNKAVDEGFLTASTTPQEADVFIVAVPSPINPDNTANLEYVRQATASIVPFVKKGNLVILESTVPPKTVEHVMLPELIKANLEFGIDLFVAHSPERVIPGRIFEELVNNDRIVGGIDEKSSQMTKELYQTFVNGTIHLTDATTAELVKVMENTYRDVNIAFANELAKMAEKLDVNIWEAIKFANYHPRVNVHFPGPGVGGHCIAVDPWFLVELGGEQAQIIHMSRNTNDSMPRYTAQKTQAILNQNKIAGGKVAVLGLAFKGNVDDMRESPSTIVIDELQNLGLDVISYDPHIKENKHVTQTQSLVEATKDADIIVVLTDHNEFKALNAADITVKRKIVFDTKNCLNRENWQEAGFEFHLLGDAKNR, encoded by the coding sequence ATGACTAAATCAATTTGTGTCGTTGGACTTGGCTATATCGGTTTACCAACGGCTGTAATGTTCGCCAACCACGGCATAAAAGTACATGGGGTGGACGTAAACCCAGCAGCAGTAAAAAGTATTCAAGAGAAAAAACTTCATATAGAAGAGAACGGCTTGCAGGAGCGTCTGAACAAAGCAGTAGATGAAGGATTCCTAACAGCGTCAACAACACCGCAGGAAGCGGATGTGTTTATCGTGGCTGTTCCATCACCGATCAATCCTGACAATACAGCGAATCTAGAATATGTGCGCCAAGCAACGGCATCCATTGTACCTTTTGTGAAAAAAGGAAATCTTGTGATTCTTGAATCAACAGTACCACCGAAAACAGTGGAGCATGTGATGTTACCAGAGCTGATCAAAGCAAACCTAGAATTCGGTATTGACCTGTTTGTAGCACATTCACCAGAACGTGTTATTCCTGGTCGTATTTTTGAAGAATTAGTGAACAACGACCGTATCGTTGGTGGAATCGATGAGAAATCATCACAAATGACAAAAGAGCTTTACCAAACATTTGTGAATGGCACAATCCACCTAACTGATGCCACAACGGCTGAATTAGTAAAGGTTATGGAAAACACATACCGTGATGTTAATATTGCCTTTGCCAACGAGTTAGCAAAAATGGCGGAAAAATTGGATGTAAACATTTGGGAAGCGATTAAATTTGCGAACTATCACCCACGCGTAAATGTACATTTCCCTGGTCCTGGTGTAGGTGGTCACTGTATCGCAGTTGACCCATGGTTCCTGGTGGAGCTTGGTGGCGAGCAAGCACAAATCATTCACATGTCTCGTAATACGAATGACAGTATGCCAAGATATACAGCGCAAAAAACACAAGCGATCTTAAATCAAAACAAAATTGCGGGTGGCAAAGTAGCCGTTCTTGGACTAGCCTTCAAAGGTAATGTTGATGATATGCGTGAAAGTCCATCAACGATTGTCATTGATGAACTGCAAAATTTAGGTTTAGATGTGATTTCTTATGATCCACACATTAAAGAGAACAAACATGTTACACAAACGCAAAGCTTAGTGGAAGCGACAAAAGATGCGGACATTATTGTTGTGCTAACAGATCACAATGAATTCAAAGCGTTAAACGCGGCAGACATTACAGTAAAAAGAAAAATTGTCTTCGATACGAAAAACTGCTTAAACCGTGAAAATTGGCAAGAAGCGGGCTTTGAGTTCCATTTACTAGGGGATGCGAAAAACCGATGA
- a CDS encoding S-layer homology domain-containing protein, which yields MANQPKKYKKFVATAATATLVASAIVPVASAAGFTDVAENTHKDAINALAEAGIINGYADGTFKPNQTINRGQVVKLLGRWLETEGLEVPADWDTKQRFNDLPLTAEKELVKYAALAKDAGVFAGSNGNLNFTQSMQRQQMAVVLVRAINEIYGADLVADYKEAGFKSEIADLDKAFSAEQREAITALEYAELTNAATLPGKAFNPANSITRGQFASFLYRTINLEIAEVVDASVKAINNTTVEVTFDEEVGNIKDLDFKIEGLEVKNAAVKQTNKKVVVLTTAAQEVGKEYTVTLNDEEIGKFKGVEAVIPTAIDIVDKSQQEVVGNQVTVKAKVTVAEGQSKEGIPVTFNIINNYGDNSTGTLNQPIIAEATTNADGVATYTYTRYAQTSQQIASSDEVQAYSTGKASVRSFAKVYWASIKPLSITELTTGNSVNNGAKKQYKIKAALYHTEGYTAAFTENGQVYPAGNYVNIAFKENIDVAPDKAVKTVDVIDGNGKNLGYPGQFTTSLGDQSQGIKVVKVQLDRNGEAIVTLTGSNAEVTPIAFVDNKENPQNATGNRGRFNPTELFTEAPKLTFGKIQNLQLTLDSVGTEYAAAYLGSLNTNGSTYTYTNAAGDVLIRDAAGNLTSIAANATLPTGAVVISERNPLRAGEVVPGGFTLKTVNFTAGVPAFDNNFTATKSVHTYYNIANGKSASAQLADVLVNTGGRDYKAVLKDEKGTLAPTGTQVRVSVEVGSALRTNGGAVYLVDKNSNSIHRLTTDASKSDSYVVNLATDAKGEVAFTLIGAKDAYATPTVFSETGDKAGLDKNDLQQKGGVAYFGDAAVKSATLTVDGKDAQTVSVGDLAAFTYQTVDQNNKHYNTYNQALRVTFQFTSTFAGAEVYGADAVDADGKLKVGATPIGYVNMGSANTGSLTVDAVNGKATVYVKATRGTTVTALASANIASLPQNLTASAVFNLTNNEGVQPGVPVTGKVIATDLVNNRLVLLLNDGVTVRDVDYSGTNTQFFQGGSLVNISEQTFEATPATNLLGKEVTFTLAKDSTPTTVKNSGVASAIQFKAGAKIHFTNPNATYDFYNQVVGSTATPVEVYINADNITLTNAEITGNITVGGQGTNSSYQDQKTVTQFTANNVKLNGTAYVYTNAKNTFNLTGGSAFERVILEKDEKVSVIASSIKELILKANGAIVAGNGTGTIDFITTVGSVIAPSIPANALVAAPIISTETLSSVVTTSGDTVTLTFATGSNLVNNNISVTDGTTTGQGTVTTSGDVATVTFTSPVAGKTLYVAVTKNGVTKEYSVVVNGTIGSLGTITRKY from the coding sequence ATGGCTAACCAACCAAAGAAATACAAAAAATTCGTAGCTACGGCTGCAACAGCTACATTAGTAGCTTCTGCTATCGTACCAGTGGCTTCTGCAGCAGGATTCACAGATGTGGCAGAAAACACACACAAAGATGCAATTAATGCACTTGCTGAAGCAGGTATCATTAATGGATACGCTGACGGTACATTCAAACCAAACCAAACTATTAACCGCGGTCAAGTGGTAAAATTATTAGGTCGTTGGTTAGAAACTGAAGGCTTAGAAGTTCCAGCTGACTGGGATACAAAACAACGCTTCAACGATCTTCCGTTAACAGCTGAAAAAGAGTTAGTTAAATATGCTGCACTTGCTAAAGATGCAGGCGTATTCGCTGGTTCAAACGGCAACTTAAACTTCACACAATCTATGCAACGTCAACAAATGGCGGTTGTATTAGTACGTGCGATTAACGAAATCTACGGTGCAGATTTAGTAGCAGATTATAAAGAAGCTGGTTTCAAGAGCGAAATCGCTGACTTAGACAAAGCTTTCTCTGCTGAACAACGTGAAGCAATCACTGCTTTAGAATATGCTGAACTTACAAACGCAGCTACACTACCAGGTAAAGCGTTTAACCCAGCAAACTCTATTACTCGTGGTCAATTCGCTTCATTCTTATACCGTACAATCAACCTTGAAATCGCTGAAGTTGTAGATGCTTCTGTAAAAGCTATCAACAACACAACTGTTGAAGTAACATTCGATGAAGAAGTTGGAAACATCAAAGATCTTGACTTCAAAATTGAAGGTTTAGAAGTTAAAAATGCTGCTGTAAAACAAACTAACAAAAAAGTTGTTGTTTTAACTACGGCTGCTCAAGAAGTAGGTAAAGAATACACTGTAACTTTAAACGATGAAGAAATCGGTAAATTCAAAGGTGTAGAAGCGGTAATTCCAACTGCTATCGACATCGTTGACAAATCTCAACAAGAGGTTGTAGGTAACCAAGTAACTGTTAAAGCTAAAGTAACTGTTGCTGAAGGTCAATCTAAAGAAGGTATTCCTGTAACATTTAACATCATCAATAACTATGGTGATAACAGCACAGGTACACTAAACCAACCAATCATTGCTGAAGCAACAACTAATGCAGATGGTGTAGCAACTTATACTTACACTCGTTATGCACAAACTAGCCAACAAATCGCTTCATCTGATGAAGTACAAGCATACTCAACTGGTAAAGCATCAGTACGTTCATTTGCAAAAGTATACTGGGCATCTATTAAACCATTATCAATTACTGAATTAACTACAGGTAACTCAGTAAATAATGGTGCTAAAAAGCAATACAAAATTAAAGCTGCTCTATACCATACAGAAGGCTATACTGCTGCATTCACAGAAAATGGTCAAGTATACCCAGCAGGTAACTACGTAAATATTGCTTTCAAAGAAAATATTGATGTAGCACCTGATAAAGCAGTAAAAACTGTAGATGTAATTGATGGTAACGGTAAAAACTTAGGTTACCCAGGTCAATTCACAACATCTTTAGGTGATCAATCTCAAGGTATCAAAGTTGTTAAAGTTCAATTAGATAGAAACGGTGAAGCAATTGTTACATTAACAGGTAGCAACGCTGAAGTAACACCGATTGCGTTTGTAGATAACAAAGAAAATCCACAAAATGCAACAGGTAACCGTGGTCGCTTCAACCCAACTGAATTATTTACAGAAGCACCAAAATTAACATTCGGTAAAATCCAAAATCTACAATTAACTTTAGATTCTGTTGGTACTGAATACGCTGCAGCATACCTTGGTAGCTTAAATACAAATGGTTCAACATATACGTATACAAATGCAGCAGGTGACGTACTAATCCGTGATGCAGCAGGAAATCTTACTTCAATTGCAGCAAATGCAACGCTTCCAACAGGTGCGGTTGTTATTAGTGAACGCAATCCATTACGCGCTGGTGAAGTAGTACCTGGTGGTTTCACACTTAAGACTGTTAACTTTACTGCTGGAGTTCCAGCTTTCGACAACAACTTCACAGCTACAAAATCAGTTCACACTTACTACAACATTGCTAATGGTAAATCAGCTTCAGCACAATTAGCTGACGTATTAGTAAATACTGGTGGTCGTGATTACAAAGCTGTATTAAAAGATGAAAAAGGTACTCTTGCTCCAACTGGTACACAAGTTCGCGTATCTGTTGAAGTAGGTTCAGCTTTAAGAACAAATGGTGGAGCTGTATACTTAGTTGATAAAAACTCTAACTCAATTCACCGTCTAACAACAGATGCTAGCAAATCTGATAGCTACGTTGTAAACCTTGCAACAGATGCAAAAGGTGAAGTAGCATTCACTTTAATCGGTGCAAAAGATGCTTACGCAACACCAACTGTATTCTCTGAAACAGGCGACAAAGCTGGTTTAGATAAAAATGATTTACAACAAAAAGGTGGCGTAGCATACTTCGGTGACGCAGCAGTAAAATCTGCTACATTAACTGTAGATGGTAAAGACGCTCAAACTGTAAGTGTTGGTGATTTAGCTGCATTCACTTACCAAACAGTGGATCAAAATAACAAACACTACAACACTTATAATCAAGCTTTACGTGTAACATTCCAATTCACATCTACATTTGCTGGTGCTGAAGTATACGGAGCAGATGCAGTAGATGCTGATGGTAAATTAAAAGTTGGTGCAACACCAATTGGTTATGTAAACATGGGTAGCGCTAATACTGGTTCATTAACTGTGGATGCAGTAAATGGTAAAGCTACAGTATATGTAAAAGCAACACGTGGTACAACTGTAACTGCTTTAGCTTCTGCTAACATTGCATCTTTACCACAAAACTTAACAGCTTCAGCTGTATTTAACTTAACAAACAATGAAGGCGTACAACCAGGTGTACCTGTAACTGGTAAAGTTATCGCAACAGACCTAGTAAACAATCGTCTAGTGTTATTATTAAATGATGGTGTAACTGTGCGTGACGTTGACTACAGCGGTACAAATACGCAGTTCTTCCAAGGTGGATCTTTAGTTAATATTTCTGAACAAACGTTTGAAGCTACTCCAGCTACAAACTTACTTGGTAAAGAAGTAACATTCACTCTTGCTAAAGATTCAACACCAACAACAGTGAAAAATTCTGGTGTAGCATCTGCTATTCAATTTAAAGCTGGGGCAAAAATTCACTTTACAAATCCTAACGCAACTTATGATTTCTATAATCAAGTGGTAGGAAGTACTGCTACACCAGTAGAAGTTTATATTAATGCAGATAACATCACACTTACAAATGCTGAAATTACTGGTAATATTACTGTTGGCGGTCAAGGTACTAATTCATCATATCAAGACCAAAAAACAGTTACTCAATTTACAGCTAATAATGTGAAATTAAATGGTACTGCGTATGTTTACACAAATGCTAAAAATACGTTTAACCTTACTGGTGGATCAGCATTTGAACGTGTAATCTTAGAAAAAGATGAAAAAGTAAGTGTTATTGCTTCTTCTATTAAAGAATTAATTCTTAAAGCAAATGGTGCTATTGTTGCTGGTAACGGTACTGGTACTATTGACTTTATTACAACTGTTGGTTCTGTTATTGCACCATCAATTCCAGCTAATGCATTAGTTGCTGCACCAATTATTTCAACTGAAACATTATCTTCAGTAGTTACAACATCAGGTGACACAGTTACTTTAACTTTTGCAACTGGTTCTAACTTAGTAAACAATAACATTTCAGTTACTGATGGTACTACTACAGGTCAAGGTACTGTAACTACTTCTGGTGATGTTGCGACTGTTACATTTACATCTCCAGTTGCTGGTAAAACTTTATATGTAGCAGTTACAAAAAATGGTGTTACTAAAGAATACTCAGTAGTTGTTAATGGAACTATTGGTAGTCTAGGCACTATTACTCGTAAATACTAA
- a CDS encoding flagellin N-terminal helical domain-containing protein — protein sequence MLGNWSATGMSILNNMNRHYNTMSKSMLRISSGYRINSAADDPAGLAISEKMRAQIRGLNMASKNIQDGISLVQTAEGALNETHAMIQRMRELAVQAASDTMTDSDRQQLDLEFQELKKEIQRISKDTEFNTKTLLNGDYETNGIKIQAGANAGQSIELYINGMGAAALGLDDTSSIATREDAEKAISTLDESLKRVSTERSRLGAYQNRLEHAYNANMNTAENLTAAESRIRDADIAKEMMNMVKSQILLQASQYVLALHMQQAQSILKLLDSGNIRNPRY from the coding sequence ATGCTTGGCAATTGGTCAGCTACGGGGATGTCGATACTTAACAATATGAACCGGCATTACAATACCATGAGCAAATCCATGTTGCGGATTTCTTCAGGTTATCGAATTAATAGTGCAGCCGATGATCCAGCGGGACTTGCAATTTCTGAAAAGATGCGTGCGCAAATACGTGGATTGAACATGGCGTCGAAGAATATTCAGGATGGTATTTCACTTGTTCAAACAGCAGAGGGCGCACTAAATGAAACGCATGCCATGATCCAGCGAATGCGTGAGCTAGCAGTTCAGGCCGCCAGTGACACAATGACGGATAGTGATCGTCAGCAACTGGATTTGGAGTTTCAGGAACTAAAGAAGGAAATTCAGCGGATCTCTAAAGACACCGAATTTAATACAAAGACACTACTAAATGGTGACTACGAAACGAATGGCATTAAAATTCAGGCGGGTGCAAATGCTGGTCAAAGTATTGAATTGTACATCAATGGTATGGGGGCAGCAGCGCTTGGTCTAGATGATACATCCTCTATCGCCACTCGGGAGGACGCTGAAAAGGCTATTTCTACGTTGGACGAATCTTTAAAGCGAGTATCCACTGAGCGTTCGAGGCTTGGTGCTTATCAAAATCGCCTTGAACATGCATATAATGCAAATATGAACACAGCTGAAAATTTAACGGCAGCTGAGTCGCGCATTCGTGATGCAGATATTGCCAAAGAAATGATGAATATGGTAAAGTCACAAATTTTATTGCAAGCGAGTCAATATGTATTGGCGCTTCATATGCAACAGGCTCAATCAATCTTAAAATTGTTAGATAGCGGAAACATAAGGAATCCCAGATACTAA
- a CDS encoding WecB/TagA/CpsF family glycosyltransferase produces MKETVLGINVNTEGYDELMDMAFERIEQKQKALVVAINPEKIIKAKEDPALKKLLNDAEFQIPDGIGVILASKIQKGQIRERVTGVDMMMKLCEEAAKRGKPIFLYGGKPGVADAAKAKLKLLFPSIKIVGIQDGYEKDEQKVIDRINEAQPDLLFVAMGSPKQENWINANRDRLHPTIYQGVGGSFDVLAGTVKRAPKIFQKFGLEWFYRLLKEPKRIKRQIALPLFLLEVARQKRQ; encoded by the coding sequence ATGAAAGAAACAGTTCTTGGCATAAACGTCAATACGGAGGGCTACGATGAATTAATGGATATGGCATTCGAACGCATTGAGCAGAAACAAAAGGCGCTCGTTGTTGCCATCAATCCAGAAAAAATTATCAAAGCTAAAGAAGACCCTGCTTTAAAGAAACTGTTAAATGATGCGGAATTTCAAATTCCAGATGGTATTGGCGTCATCCTTGCGTCAAAAATTCAAAAAGGGCAAATTCGTGAACGCGTGACGGGCGTCGATATGATGATGAAACTTTGCGAAGAAGCGGCAAAACGTGGCAAGCCCATCTTCCTTTATGGTGGCAAACCAGGTGTAGCAGATGCAGCAAAAGCAAAGCTAAAATTATTATTTCCTTCTATTAAAATAGTCGGCATACAGGACGGCTATGAAAAAGATGAGCAGAAGGTAATTGACCGCATCAACGAAGCACAGCCGGATTTACTATTTGTAGCAATGGGTAGTCCAAAACAAGAAAACTGGATTAATGCAAATCGCGACAGATTGCATCCGACGATTTATCAAGGTGTTGGTGGATCGTTCGACGTTCTTGCAGGCACAGTGAAGCGTGCACCAAAAATTTTCCAAAAATTTGGTCTTGAATGGTTTTACCGATTATTAAAAGAACCTAAGCGTATCAAGCGTCAAATAGCACTGCCATTATTTTTACTGGAAGTTGCTAGACAAAAACGCCAATAA
- a CDS encoding O-antigen ligase family protein — MSKFYEKVAYRDAEEDIQSQKSVDKWIFGLLLIVIGFVPLIVMASVVEVQSPLITNVSALTGGTKGDLFTHYKALAVLVITIIAVIMFMTKILFMNGEIRKTKMNYAIGAFAVAIVLSTIFSPNISIALQGQYNRADGAISWLCYLALFFIAMNIDYPKKVLNYILYALYPFIVINLFIITMNFYGNDLLQKVVVKKVVMLFLPAGANIGEGSILVGTLNQWNYMSGMFAIMTVMFLAGAIFEENITRSIVHMMVGLASISIVLMSLSSSGFLTIVLLFPVLLFYIFRTKTKKQGILVISIFLILVVPIFHTLATQTPKVWYESIGLVFKHNPYDVYVEPKSTSYKFDGEGLFTTKAFAAIKFELPVLPERSSAAGSGRVYIWDKTLSLVKERPIFGYGLDTLIYNFPHYNLDARAGMQDENIITDKSHNTYVGWLYGTGIIGFLSVMILLVLSLFKPLTVAVKNNNAILWILGIAWGAYLIQSVFNDSLPGTSAPMWVIAGILLAMTFKDKEQVNGRDN; from the coding sequence ATGAGTAAGTTCTACGAAAAAGTCGCCTATCGTGATGCAGAGGAGGACATTCAATCTCAAAAATCCGTAGACAAATGGATTTTTGGATTGCTACTCATCGTTATTGGCTTTGTTCCATTAATCGTTATGGCGAGCGTAGTAGAGGTACAATCACCGCTGATTACTAATGTAAGTGCACTAACAGGTGGGACAAAGGGTGATCTTTTTACACATTATAAAGCATTGGCTGTTTTAGTTATTACTATAATAGCAGTCATCATGTTCATGACCAAAATTTTATTTATGAATGGTGAAATTCGTAAAACAAAGATGAATTATGCAATAGGTGCATTTGCTGTAGCGATTGTTTTATCAACAATCTTTTCACCAAACATTTCTATTGCACTGCAAGGGCAATACAACCGTGCAGATGGTGCGATAAGTTGGTTATGCTATTTAGCATTGTTCTTCATAGCAATGAATATTGATTATCCGAAAAAGGTACTGAATTACATTCTGTATGCTCTATATCCATTTATTGTGATTAACTTGTTTATAATTACTATGAACTTTTATGGAAATGATTTACTGCAGAAAGTAGTTGTGAAAAAAGTTGTTATGTTGTTTTTACCTGCAGGAGCAAACATCGGTGAAGGGTCAATTCTTGTAGGTACTTTGAATCAATGGAACTATATGAGTGGGATGTTCGCGATTATGACAGTGATGTTCTTAGCTGGAGCAATCTTTGAAGAAAATATAACTAGAAGTATTGTCCATATGATGGTAGGTTTAGCATCAATTTCTATTGTCTTGATGTCTCTTTCTTCTAGTGGTTTTTTAACAATAGTATTGTTATTTCCTGTTCTGCTTTTCTATATATTCCGAACTAAAACAAAAAAACAAGGTATTTTAGTTATATCAATATTCTTAATATTAGTAGTTCCCATTTTCCACACTTTAGCTACTCAAACACCAAAAGTTTGGTATGAATCTATAGGTTTGGTTTTCAAACATAATCCCTATGATGTCTATGTAGAGCCCAAATCTACATCATACAAATTCGATGGTGAAGGTCTTTTTACTACAAAAGCTTTTGCTGCTATAAAATTTGAATTACCAGTATTACCAGAGCGCTCAAGTGCTGCGGGTTCAGGGCGTGTTTATATTTGGGATAAAACTTTGAGTCTAGTAAAAGAACGACCTATATTTGGGTACGGTTTAGATACATTAATATATAATTTCCCACACTATAATCTTGATGCCCGAGCGGGTATGCAGGATGAAAATATAATTACTGATAAATCCCATAATACTTATGTAGGGTGGTTATATGGGACAGGTATTATTGGCTTTTTAAGTGTCATGATACTACTAGTCTTGTCATTATTTAAGCCATTAACAGTAGCTGTTAAAAATAATAATGCAATACTTTGGATATTGGGAATTGCTTGGGGGGCGTATTTAATACAGTCTGTATTTAACGATAGTTTACCAGGAACTTCGGCACCAATGTGGGTCATCGCAGGTATATTGTTAGCAATGACTTTTAAGGATAAGGAGCAAGTAAATGGAAGAGACAATTGA
- a CDS encoding tetratricopeptide repeat protein — protein MTKIEKGRVTMTFTEPIRKYILSGLVAFVVIGLIVANVMASKQNDEFKINETLYSQAIQLQSTGDLAGSTDAIKKVLKKEPNSEMANYAAGLISAQNGDMKQAAIYMQKTLDINPHKVEDPAFMIQLGEIFVGAERFEDAKIVLLRCQESAWAPEDIPDYQEHVATLLAQIENSQLKEGTKNE, from the coding sequence ATGACAAAGATTGAGAAGGGTAGAGTTACAATGACATTTACTGAACCAATTAGAAAGTATATATTATCGGGCTTGGTGGCATTTGTTGTAATTGGTCTAATTGTGGCGAATGTGATGGCCAGTAAGCAAAATGACGAATTTAAGATAAATGAAACCTTATATAGCCAAGCTATTCAACTACAATCGACAGGGGATTTAGCGGGCTCAACAGATGCAATAAAAAAGGTTCTAAAGAAAGAGCCTAATTCAGAAATGGCAAATTATGCAGCAGGCTTAATCTCTGCGCAAAATGGCGATATGAAACAAGCAGCAATTTATATGCAAAAAACATTAGATATTAATCCACATAAGGTGGAGGATCCAGCATTTATGATTCAATTAGGAGAAATTTTTGTAGGTGCTGAGAGATTTGAGGATGCCAAAATTGTTTTGCTTCGCTGTCAAGAATCTGCTTGGGCACCAGAAGACATTCCCGATTATCAAGAGCATGTGGCAACACTACTAGCCCAAATCGAAAATTCGCAATTAAAGGAAGGTACTAAAAATGAGTAA
- a CDS encoding transcriptional regulator — MMQVQYMKPFYTKITGDKLRLVFAYQYFSILKENEIFHFIPIEGKEMIINLHTQQIENLSEVFVFQKGNRFIRLPLYQLLLITNVHEHLAPILESATPKPQIPLVSSVTVGEMEQLIIEIEQKNFDYLIDMALLDYNEALFFDLLQQKSNQLGVFEP, encoded by the coding sequence ATGATGCAAGTTCAATACATGAAGCCATTTTACACAAAAATTACTGGAGATAAATTGCGTCTCGTATTTGCTTATCAATATTTCTCTATTTTAAAAGAGAATGAGATTTTCCATTTCATACCCATCGAAGGAAAAGAGATGATTATCAACTTGCATACACAACAAATCGAAAACTTATCTGAGGTATTCGTTTTCCAAAAAGGAAATCGTTTCATTCGTTTACCACTTTATCAATTATTACTTATTACGAATGTCCACGAGCATCTAGCGCCAATTCTTGAAAGCGCTACACCGAAACCGCAAATACCGCTTGTTTCCTCTGTGACTGTGGGGGAGATGGAGCAACTTATAATCGAAATAGAGCAAAAAAACTTTGATTATTTAATCGATATGGCACTGTTAGATTACAATGAAGCTCTCTTTTTTGACCTACTACAACAAAAAAGCAATCAACTCGGAGTTTTCGAACCTTGA
- a CDS encoding nuclease-related domain-containing protein, translating to MIVKPFAPSRLTLGLQALVSRLPSTHPQYLKLQKELKNKEAGDFGELYIMKELQKYQQLSDCHILHNVILPTVLPMQIDILIITPSGIIILEIKNIRGTVHFKKEPRQLIRITETGEVRAFTNPEIQLEQYILAMKDFLDAHDITMPIYGAIVFPFNNVDIYREGGELPILMGKELPMYIHKLIAQKLDIATDDLAHIILSQMRQMHPFPLCKFYKIEPSVLQRGVTCENCGQLRMQKLKATWFCQKCEHKCKEAHMSALRDFYMLVGDSMTNRECRDFLKIESPHVTKRVLQKLYLTSSGIGKHTKYNLSSLNGNR from the coding sequence TTGATTGTTAAACCATTTGCACCGTCACGGCTCACCCTTGGACTGCAAGCACTTGTATCTCGATTGCCCTCAACGCATCCACAGTATCTAAAATTACAAAAAGAACTGAAAAATAAGGAAGCGGGAGATTTTGGCGAGCTATACATCATGAAAGAGCTTCAAAAATACCAACAACTCAGCGATTGCCACATATTACACAATGTAATACTTCCCACTGTCCTCCCCATGCAAATTGATATATTGATCATTACACCAAGTGGAATCATTATTTTAGAAATTAAAAATATTCGAGGAACCGTCCATTTCAAAAAGGAGCCTCGCCAGCTCATTCGTATCACGGAAACGGGCGAGGTTCGAGCTTTTACAAATCCTGAAATTCAACTAGAGCAGTATATACTGGCAATGAAGGATTTCTTAGATGCCCATGACATTACTATGCCAATATACGGAGCGATTGTTTTTCCTTTTAATAATGTAGATATTTATCGAGAGGGCGGAGAATTGCCCATTCTAATGGGGAAAGAGCTGCCGATGTATATCCATAAGCTAATAGCACAGAAGCTGGATATCGCTACAGATGATCTAGCACATATCATTTTGTCACAAATGCGGCAAATGCATCCATTCCCCCTTTGCAAATTTTATAAAATTGAACCGTCTGTTTTGCAAAGGGGCGTTACTTGTGAAAATTGTGGTCAGTTACGTATGCAGAAATTAAAAGCGACATGGTTTTGTCAGAAGTGTGAACATAAATGTAAAGAGGCACATATGTCTGCACTCAGGGATTTTTATATGCTTGTGGGCGATTCGATGACGAACAGAGAATGTCGCGACTTTTTGAAAATTGAAAGCCCTCATGTCACAAAACGCGTATTGCAAAAATTATACCTAACAAGCAGTGGTATTGGTAAACATACGAAATACAACTTGTCGAGTCTAAACGGAAACCGCTGA